The DNA region ccagtgccttatataatggtactaacatctccttatctttgctggtaatacctcgcctgatgcatcctaaaaccataATAGCTTTTTTTAACAACCATATCACATTAGCAACTCCTAGTCagcctgtgatcaaccaatactccgaggtccttctcctcctctgttacttccaactgatgtaactgagaagacccatagaaggtgtgaggagaacttaacatagagaAATAGAATCAATTAGTTTAATGACCCaatcagtgggagaacacttcaacctctctaaccactcagtgacagacttgaaggtggcaattttgcaacaaaaaaacttcaaaaacagactccaaagagagactgctgaactcgaattaatatgcaaattagatacaattaacttgggtttaaacagagactgggaatggttgggtcattacactaattgattcTATTTCCTTActttaagttctcctcacaccttctatggatgcatcaggtgaggtatttccagcaaagatcaggagatgttagtaccacaatttgaggacttcaataactcagacataggtggGCAGATGGAAGCCCACATGTGGCTAaaggccccttccccagccttgcaGGAGAAACCGCTGGACCTGGGATCCAGCTAAACATGGGGGACAACTAAGAAAtaacagggcagggggtggaggtcACAAGTTCAAAACCAGAGATCCAGAAggggacacagagcagagaaaCCCAGACAATAGCTGCTATCTATAAGGTCCCTGCACTGGGACCCAGAGCAGCAGGTGGGTCTGGGTCATCTCCCCCAGCcactgggatagtggcttggacTCTGAGCACCTGGGGCACTGCTctattttggagcagggacaaacTGAGAGAGACACGAGAGAGGGTACTGGGAGAGACCCCTGTTGGACTTGTACCCCGAAAGGGGTTTGTGTTGCTTTTAATCTCCCAGACAAACTGGTCTGagttggctggagggctgagtcactgaagacccaCCACAAACAGAGAGTGCAGGACATGCACTCAGCCAGGGGGCGCTCACAAGAGGTGAGTCTGACCCcattacagaggtaaaatattggAGTCTCTTATTTTATCATCAGCCTTTCTGTGATGGAAGGGGAAGAGCTATTGGTACTCTGCCCTAATGTGTGTAGTTGTGAGGTTATgcgattaaaatatgaccacgcAAACCATTGGTGCTACCACTGTTATAGAATTGCAACAGATCTTATATGAAgtgtgacacatggccagaaagggttcagCAGCTTGCAGGCTCGATGACCCAGAGCCAGCCtttagagcagggggctcaaaGTCCCAGCTCGTGGGCCATCTgcggctagggtgaccagacagaacgtgtgaaaaattgggacaggggctggggggtaataggagcctatacaagaaaaaaacccaaatatcaggactgtccctataaatcgggacatctggtcaccctatctgcggCCCAAGAACCTCTCTGCTGCAGCCCGAGAGATGCATAGAGCCATGCTCCCAGAAATGTctgctgcaggcagggccagctttaggaagtgcggggcccaattcgaacattttcagcaGGGCCCTGgtagggatgacttaaaaaaaaaagagtgggaaaaaaagcctttcatttctttcacatattatttactttccataactatataaataataaaattatatattatgtacattgcatcatatatgcggttgattggttattaatgattgtcatttcacatgtgtgggtcccagctgctccctgcccccctcattgaagcagatgtgcagggttactgccctgggaactgcatggcacaagtggacatggggctggctggaggcagggcaggggctgattggaggaagggtctggctgcaggcagggcaaggggtgcggggctggttggagatagggtgtgtgtggggcgggctggcttcaggcagggccgtggggggatgcagcaggggttggcagggctggagacagaggagtgtgagactggctggcttcaggcaggggagtgcagcaggggttggctggagacagggcagggtgtgcagggctggtgcgggcagcagtgtgtgtggggctggctggctttgggcagggccacaggggtgtgtggcaggggttgactggagacacggcagggggtttgacagggactggctgtgggcatggggtgcagagctggctgcaggcagggggagtggggctggtgtgggcagggcaaggggtgcagcagaggcagctggagccccagccctttaaatagcccccaagctccctgctatcccagggctttggggctatttaaagggtctggggctccccagcttctaccccaccctggaccttttaaatagctgcaggagccctggggaatgcatgggggtggcgggcctctggcggctatttaaaggaccgggtggcagaggcagctggagccctggccctttaaatagtcccgggagcccctcactaccccaagGCTCTGGAGCCTATTtaaaggcccagagctccagccaggagagcggagccacggggcttgccgcactctggctggagctccagccaggaaagcgGGGCTTCAGCCAGGTgagtggggccgtggggcttgacgcgctctggccagggctccagccgggacAGCAGGACTTGCTGCGCTCCCGCCTGTGCTTTGCTCAAGGGAGCGGGACCAGGAAGACCTCTGAGCAGCTTGCAGCCtgggataattaaaaaaaaaaaaagtgtctaaggcgcggggccttttaggcactgggcctgattcctgggaatcaggcaaatcggcctaaagccagccctggctgcagcccccacccaccgcagctccctttggctgggggacagggacagagataccatcGCTAGTCACCGGGtggagtcagccatggaggcagcttCACTTTTTtgcacaatgaatataaacaagtcaaaataccaaacacaacGGTCTGAGGCACACCTGGCTGCAACCCTgcaggtttcaactgctcagacACCGCCTTTTATACCGGGCTGGGGGCCGGCGGGCACCTCGGAACCGTCCTGCTCCTGCGGGCTGGGGGCGGCGCCTGGCTcgggaggggcggggcctggcccgggaggggcggggctgggggcggggcatggCTCTGCTcgggaggggcggggcctggcacaggaggggcggggctggggcggggcctggctctgctcgggaggggcggggcctggcccggggggggcggggctggggcggggcctggctctgctcgggaggggcggggcctggcccgggaggggcggggcctggtTCTGCTCTGGGGCCCAGCACGTTCTCGTAGCCGGTCGCGGGCGGAGCTCCCGGTCTGGGCTTTGCTGGAGCCTTCCCGATCCCGCTCtgtttgcaggggaggggcggtGCGGGGGGTCTCAGCGGCTGGGCAcgggctggagctgggggagggggcagtctcAGCgtctgggcaggggctgcagcccgGTGGCTCTGCCTGGGGGGTGTCCGAGCGCGGTAGCACAGACACCCCGCAccgggcagccccccccccccgcgaacGGGCTATTTCTCCTCCCGGTCAGAGAGCCCCGCCCCTGAGGAGTCACGTTTGGCATAAAGTGCCCCCCCCGCCCGCTtcgttccagctgctgcccccgcAGGGGTTGGAATCTGCCGCTTGTGGGGCGGCCAAACTTGGAGGTTTGCCTCCTGCCTGGTGTTTGTGAGTGGAGGGGGGGGGCGCTAGGAGAGCGTGTTTTCCCTgccactcagccccccccccagcttctgcctcagccagagcctagaaggagcagctggggggggggggcagagacatGCAGGTGTGAcatccgccccctcccccccggaccGGACACGAGTCTCTGTTACTGTTTATTACACGCGCGCTGTGGGGGTGTTCGCCAATCTCACGTGTCTGCTCCGCACATGGACTGTccaacccgcccccccccaccccccgacacCTACCGGGAGCTGACTCCCCGTGCCCCCGGCgctgagaccccaccccccatcaccgGGTCGGGAAGGCTCCAGCAAAGCCCAGCCCGAGAGCTCCGCCCGTACCGGCTACGAGAACTTGCTGGGCGCCCCCAGccgagcagagccaggccccgcccccagccccgcccctcccgagCCAGGCCCCCCCCAGCCCGCAGGAGCAGGAAGGTTCCCGAGGTGCCCGGCCCGCCCCCAGCCCGGTAGAAAAGGCGGCGCTGGGGCTGCCGCAGCCAGTGAGCAGCAGCCCCGCAGGGAGCcaggcagaggcagctccagcagcagctgaactTGGACCAGCCACTCCCGGCCCCGCGCAGGATGTTCCCGCTCCGAGTGTGGCAGTCGCCTCGGTGGCTTCGCAGCAGAGCCCCAGTGTCCAGCCTCCTGGGGCCGGGTCCCCACAGCCTCTGGGACCAGCTGGTGGGGGACGTGCAGACGCACCTGGACGAGATGGAGCGAATGAGACACTCCCTCCTTCTGGCTTATCCCCTTCTCTGCGGGGAGGCCGAGGGGAGCAGGACCCCGAGGCAGAGCAGCCAGACCCTGGCTGagggtgctgggaaggagcccgGGTCCCAGGcgcaggggaaggagaggtacCAGCTCTCCATGGACGTGAGCGGCTTCTCCCCAGCTGAGCTGATGGTGAGAGTGGACGGGAGGAAGCTGACGGTGACGGGGAAGCATGAGAAGAAAACGGAGTCGGAGGCTGGAGTCCGCTCCCAGGAATACAGAGAGATCCGCAGAGAAACTCTCCTGCCGGAAGACGTGAACGTGCAGGCCgtgctctgctccctgtcccaggaTGGGCAGCTCTGCATCGAGGCGCCACGTCTGGCCCTGCCACCGGCACAGGGGAGAGACATTCCCATCAGTGTGTGCCAGGGGGTGAAGGCAGGAGAAGGGAACCTGCCCACGGAGGGAAAGGAGCCGGGGAGCAGCGAGATGGAGACAGGAGGAGAGAGCGAGGAGACCAGCCCCAGTGATTCCTGAAACCAGCCCCCAGCTCCAGTAACCCTGGGACTCTGGTTCATTGACTTTACTCAGTCCAGCTAGCGAGGCTGTTGTAATTTGTCAACACTTCTGCGCCTGTTCCTTGGCTTTGTCACTACTCTGCTCGCTGACTGTTTCTGTGTTTAAGGAAGATGTCAGATGATCTGTGACGCTGTAGAGCACAGTTGGTGTTTAGAATTTTTTACCTTGTTACTGTGAtaacaacttttttttctgtaaatacaAATGCTGTTATCTGAATTCCGTTTTCTGTGTGATCTCTTCCTACTTTTGCACATGGTTCAATTTTTCCCCAGGGTGTAGAAATGATTTTCAGTCTTaacttccccacagcagggagAGGATGTGAGACCTGGTCAGGTGTTAAGAGCCATGGGTTGGATGGGCTGCTTAAAGGAGCAAGTATAGTGACAGTCAGGCCCCTCCCTTCTGCAAGAGGCTGCCAGGGGAGCAGAATATTTGGGGTAGCGGGGGAGGATAGATTGGAGAGCCCAGGGCCTTGCACTGCATAAGGAAATAACTGATGGGGCTAGAGTAGAAGCAGAGCACCTAGCATCTGTACCCTGCCCAAGTGTAAGTCGTTCACATTTtcagagcagggaaggagggaatAACAGTACAGCTGCAGCTAATGGTGACCAGCAACAGGAGTTCTCCGCCAGGGGGTCCTGCCCTGCTATGTAGATGGAGAGGCTCAGAGAAGGGTGAGAactgctgtgctccagctctgggggGACATCATTTTTAAATAGTGCTTTTCAAAATtgtgagagaaggggagagatttGTGGAGGAAGGAGTTGTTGATGGTGAAACGAGCTTGGGGTAGGATCGTCTGCCAGTCACAGGGCTGTATCTCCAGGCTGGAAGACACCTTCCCTCCTGGGAGGCCATGTTCTCCAGTTCTCCAAGCACACTGTGGGCCTGAAATAGATAACAGCAGCTGGGATGAAGACAATggtgtcagtttaaaaaaaatcccaaaccctgCCATGTTCCTAGAGGGTATTAATCCAAACCACTCCCAGCTTTGCCCCTGTAGAGGCTTATGCTGGCAACATGTCGATCTAGGTGGCCTGGGTGGATCCCCTCTCAGGCCTCTCTTCCCAGCCCAAGCCTCTTGGCAAAAGCAATTGAAAAGGGGAGGGTAAGAATTCATATGGAGAGAATTTGGACAGAAATGGGCAATTTGCCAGATGCACACAAGGGGCAGGCCCTGGGGGCACAGACGAATAATTGTGATGGAAGTTCAATATTAAAGCAAGCTCTGGAAAGCTCAGTGCACAGGATATTTGAGGAGGAGCCAAAATGTGGCCTTATCACTCATCAGTGAATCCTCTGGGGAGAGACCTGTTTGGCAGGGCCAGCTGCACAGCTCGCTGCCCCATGGGGAAATCCAGCTCTTTCCTTTGCTCCCAGGCACACAGGGACTTCGCTAGGAGGCTGTGGCAGCAGAATGCCATGTGTGTGCCAGGACAGTGGCTCtgaacctttccagaccactggTCCCTCTAGAGGAGTCTGATTAGTCTTGTGGACCCCCAGgtgtcacctcacttaaaaacgacttgcttacaaaatgtgACATAGAAAAGCACAAGTGTCACAgcccactagtactgaaaaatggcttttcgTTCTCCTTtctaccatatcattataaaataaatccactgGAATGTAAATATCgtagttacatttcagtgtacagtacatACAGCCAGGGGTGCTGGGATGGGGAGGTTACTGGGCCCTTCCAGTTTTTGCCATGGGCCTGGCTCCCTCCACTCCCCCATAGtccctgccccttgcccaggCCAGAAGCTGTAGCCCAGCCTTGGTAAGAGCAGCCTAGAAATCCTGGAAAACTGTGGGACCCACTGTGGGCCACAGACCCAACAGCTGCCAAGgatgcctcccccccccaggagcagcccccagTCTGTGTCACTGCCctctgtgccccctgcccagggtagATGGAGGGTCTGTGGCTCCTCACAGCTGTCCGGGCAGCTCTTACCATAGCCCGGCTGCAGCTCTTTGGCCCCTGAGGTCCCAGGCCAGGGCAGAGACAGATTCAGGCTGAGCCATCAGGCAGCTACAGGCAGCCACAGACCCTCCACTTACCCTGGATGgaaggccaggggctgctcttggcAATGGGTTGAATTGGTCAATGAATAACGAGGAGATGAAGGATGCCTCTGTAACGATGCTGCCTCTGgtgggacacaactgagagtatcaattccggacaaattgcttagagcagagTAGTCGCTGCCCAAAGCTGGGTGTCTTTATTACtaaggcaccaaaccagccaaacagagaggacgtCAGTTTTACCCGCTGGCTAATCAGAAGTCAtccaagcaattccctcagatacGGCAGttcccttgtatcaccaccagcaccactcattatggggatgaatggttatgaaaaccaacacccctgTAAAAGGAAAGAGGAtctcccgatcccaaaggacccAGCCCCAGGTCAATATACCCATCAGATCTTACTcgcaaatcacgctgttgccaattcttaagaatctaaaatctaaggGTTTATCCATCAAAAGAAAActatagatgagagttaaaattggttaaatagaatcaattacatagagtaatggcaaagttcttggttcaggatcgtagcagtgatggaataaactgcaggttcaaatcaagtctctggaatacatccacagcttggatgggtcattcaggccattgttcagagcttcagtttgtagcaaaagcagcaaatagtcctgtggcaccttatacaccaagagacgtat from Gopherus evgoodei ecotype Sinaloan lineage chromosome 2, rGopEvg1_v1.p, whole genome shotgun sequence includes:
- the LOC115647164 gene encoding heat shock protein 30C-like, which gives rise to MFPLRVWQSPRWLRSRAPVSSLLGPGPHSLWDQLVGDVQTHLDEMERMRHSLLLAYPLLCGEAEGSRTPRQSSQTLAEGAGKEPGSQAQGKERYQLSMDVSGFSPAELMVRVDGRKLTVTGKHEKKTESEAGVRSQEYREIRRETLLPEDVNVQAVLCSLSQDGQLCIEAPRLALPPAQGRDIPISVCQGVKAGEGNLPTEGKEPGSSEMETGGESEETSPSDS